Sequence from the Candidatus Dependentiae bacterium genome:
CTCTTCTGGAAAAAACCCCATAAACGAGATCCCCGAAATCCCTGGACTGGATCAATTTAGAAATGTATTTGTAAGAAAGTCTGGTCGCTCTATGAACATCAATGGCAAAACTTCTTTAACCAATTCTTTTGAGTTTCAGGCGATAGGTGGAGATGAGGGGGAATTTGAAATTGGACCAATCTCAACAAGTACAGGAAAATCTGAGTCTTGTGTTATCAAGGTTCGTCAGCGAACACTCGAAGAAGCGGATGCTGCTTTTCAAAAAGAGTACAAGGCAGGCGTTGCCTGCCAAGCTCGATTAGTGCTTGAAAAAGACACTTTTTTTGTTGGTGAAATAATTCCAGTAACACTCCAAGTTTACGTATGGAACGACAACGTAGAAATAAATCATATCACTCCACAATTTGATTCATTTACTGTCAAAGAATCTGACACTGAATCATCAACCATCCAAATCGAAAATCGCCCCGTAAAAGTTTTTCAGAAAAAATTTTTCCTCTCAACACCATGGGCAGGAACAAAAAAAATTAAACCCGTGACTGTTGCGTATTCCCAAATAGAAGATGACTTTCCTTTCAACAACATCAACTTTAACTTTTTTGGCCCAACCAAAAGCATCATGCATGCCAACACTCACTCAAACGGACTTTCAGTAACAATCAAAGACACACCCCAAGGAAAAAGAAGCCACGATGCGATTGGATCATTTTCCCAATTAACACTTTCTGTCGATAAAAACATGGTCGATTTACGCACACCAATTAACCTATGCCTTAAAGTGCGGGGAAATGGGAACTTTGATGCAATTGAAATTCCACGACTCAAGCTCCCAAGACACGTACGATCATTTCCCGGAACATCAGAAAGTAAAGTTTCACTCAGCGCAAACGGAGAGTTTGAAAAAAAGTTTACCTATGTGATACAACCAATCAAACCAGGGGTGATTAAAATTCCATCTCAAGAATTTTATTTTTTTGATCCAAAAACAGAATCTTTTTCTAGCATCTCTTCCAATCAACTGACCATTAGTGTTGATGGTGATGAAGAAGAAACTGCTCAAGAAAAATTGACACCTGATACAAAAACCGAAAACTCATCTTCTGAAGATAAAGAATCTTTAATGAATGAATCAGACGAAGAGTGGCTTTCTTCTGAGCAAAATCGAAAATATGAAAAAAAATCAGATATTTTTTCTGGATTAACTCTTTTTGTTCTCGGACTTCTCAGTTTTTTATTTGGCATAGGATATTTTGCTATTTATCGTTGGATCTTATGGCACAAGAGAAACCCCTCAAAAGCCCTTGCTATAGCACTTAAAGAGATACATGCATCTGCAACAAAAAACGCTGCGGATCTCTTTCGTATTGCGTTTAGTTTTTGCAAGCTCAAGCTGTTTAACGATCAACTAGAAAACCCAACATTCGAAGAAATCGAAGCGGCATTAAACAACAAGAAATGTAGCAAACAAATTATCGCCATTTTCATGGCTACGCTTGAAAAGCTTGCAGGTGGGGCGTTCGGCTCTCAGACTCCAATAACAAATATCTCAACCCTTCGCCAAGAACTCGAGAAAGTATTGCACCAAATCAATAATGAATTATAAAAAATAATTTTATTGGGATGCAATTCGACTAAAATTACCTAAAAACTTTGCAACCTGGCCCTGCGCTCCAGCATGTCGAGTCAATTCTCGACGAAGCTCCGGGAAAGAAAGCGCTGTCTTTTTAAACACAAACAACAATGCATGCTCCATCATTCGTTGCTGCCAATCAAACGAGCCAGCTGCCACAAATAATCGCAATGCTACCGAAAGCCGCGAACTCTCCCTGTGGGAATAAAGCTGATTAAACTGCTTCAAATACGCATGAATTATTTCAAGCGAAACGCCCTGATCTTTTTGTCCCCATTTTTCGCAATATGAAAGAAGATGACGCTCAAGCTTGTTGATGCTCTCGCGAGCTTTGTGGTCGTCATGCTTTTTAATACTATGCATAATTCCTTTAGCCGCTGTCATAACATCATTTTTTGTTAAACGATAGAAACTCCAAATATCTTGTTGCGGATGAGAAGATACATAGGACTTAATCGCAGAAATCAAATGCGGAGCAACTGTCGTCACCACATGCTCTGAGATTGAAAATAAATATTGATACCCAAGCATCAAAATAACAAACTCACTAAAACGTTGCGCAGAAAGAAGTACGCGCGCCTGATTTGTCATAAGTGTCATCGCGCTCTGCAAATCGCGAGAAAATTGCACGTCTTTCTTGCCAGCAACAAAGCCTTCTGCTTGCTCTCTTACTGTTTCCAAACAACGATCACGATCAGCCTCTGCTTCGTATCCGCCATTTTTTCTATAATACAAACCCTTAAAGCGATCAAAGTTATCAAAGAGATTATACATTTGGCGGTCTGCCGAAGAAAGTCTCACGTTTTTAAACTTTCTATGAAGCAGAGATAAAACATGCCTCAAGCAGGTTTGTCCGGCTGTTGATGTTGGTTGGTTTTCTGCGATCACTTTAAAGTCAAAAGGTCGCGACTGCGAACTAAAATGAGAATGCGTTAACTTGAATGCTACTGCATGAGCAATAGCTCGTTGAGCAGCCAAAGGAATCTCGTCCCAGCCCAAACTAAATCTTCGCGTAATTAATTGATGAAACGACGAACTTACCTCAAGTTGTCGATTTAAAATTTGTTCTCGAGATGGAATTTTTGTTAAAACCGCAAAATTGCAAACTACTAAAAAATAAAGTAAAAAAAGATTGGCCTTACTCATGTACCCAGTTTCCATGTATTTTTATTTACTGATGCCAAACGGTACCACTATCATGCGATAAACATCAATTTTTTTAATTAGTACCACAAAATGCCTGGCTAAATAATAACCATCAAAAAAGAGGTTTAACGTATGCAAAAAAAACAACTCTTATTTTTAGCAATACTCTTTTTCTACTCACAAAAGACTCTTTTCAGTGATTTGAATAATAAAGATTTTTCTTTTTGGGAAAAGAGAGCACAAAAAGCTCTCTTGAAAAAAAATATACCCGCAGCACTCTTTTCGCTTGCTCATGCAGAAAAAAAAAGCTCCGCATTTCAACGTTTTTCAATAGTTAAGCAACGCGTTGCCCTAGAGTCTCCAGCAGATGAAAACCCATCCGCGCACACAACTCTTTTTTTTGCAGTTGTTTTAAGTTTTTTAAATGACATTCCGCTCTTTTTAGCACAACTCATCTTATTAATAATTCTTTTTTATTCAGGGTATTTAGTCGC
This genomic interval carries:
- a CDS encoding protein BatD: MIKKQFFNSFLFFLLCGLIPNIIQSQQGQNSLTISITGSRSSYKDNSGKFIYEIDPGQIFNILVISSGKNPINEIPEIPGLDQFRNVFVRKSGRSMNINGKTSLTNSFEFQAIGGDEGEFEIGPISTSTGKSESCVIKVRQRTLEEADAAFQKEYKAGVACQARLVLEKDTFFVGEIIPVTLQVYVWNDNVEINHITPQFDSFTVKESDTESSTIQIENRPVKVFQKKFFLSTPWAGTKKIKPVTVAYSQIEDDFPFNNINFNFFGPTKSIMHANTHSNGLSVTIKDTPQGKRSHDAIGSFSQLTLSVDKNMVDLRTPINLCLKVRGNGNFDAIEIPRLKLPRHVRSFPGTSESKVSLSANGEFEKKFTYVIQPIKPGVIKIPSQEFYFFDPKTESFSSISSNQLTISVDGDEEETAQEKLTPDTKTENSSSEDKESLMNESDEEWLSSEQNRKYEKKSDIFSGLTLFVLGLLSFLFGIGYFAIYRWILWHKRNPSKALAIALKEIHASATKNAADLFRIAFSFCKLKLFNDQLENPTFEEIEAALNNKKCSKQIIAIFMATLEKLAGGAFGSQTPITNISTLRQELEKVLHQINNEL